GCGCGCCGAGCACGGGACCCAGGATCCCGGTGTCGTGCCGCAGGACGGCGGTGTGCAGGTCCCGCAGCCCCGGGCTGGGGTCCAGGCCCAGTTCGCGCGCGAGCATGGAGCGGAACCGCTCGTACTGGCGCAGCGACTCCACCGGCCGTCCGGCCGCGTACAGCGCGCGCATCAGCAGCGCCCAGGACGTCTCGCGCAGCGGGGCGTCGACGGTGAGCCGGGTGGCGACGGGCACCGCCCGGTCCGTGTCGGCCTGTTTGATGAGGATGGTGACCTGGAGTTCCCGGGCGTCCTGGAGGGCGGCGTTCAGCCGTGTCTTCTCCCGCAGGGCGAAGGCGTGGTCCGCGGCCTCCCCGAGGGCCGGGCCCCGCCACAGTCCGAGGGCCCGGTCGATCCGCCGCCGAGCCCGGTCCAGACGTCCCTCGTGCAGCGCGGCGCGGGCCGCGACCACGGACTCCTCGAAGACGGCGGTGTCCCGTGCCTCCCGGGGGACGTGCAGGGCGTACCCGGCCCGGCTGCTGACCAGCACGGCCGAGCGGCCCTGACGGCCCGGGTCGAGTGCCGAACGGAGACGGCTGACATGGGCGCGCACCGATGACGCGGCGGCCGTCGGCTGGTCGCTCTCCCACAGGTCGCGGCAGATCTCGCCGAGCGAGACCGGCCGGCCGTCCTGGATCAACAGCCGGGTCAGCAGCACCCGTCGCTGCCGGGGCCCCAGGTCGAGCGTGGTGGCACCGCGCGACACTTCGACGGGGCCGAGGAGGCTGAACCACATGAGCGAGCTGTCCTGGGTGTCCACGGTGCCCATGGAAATCCGGACCACCTCCTGCTGCGCCGTCCAGGGCAAGACGCGCCGCACACACGGGAGTTACGCGGTAGGGGACTCCCGTCACTGTCCGTCTCGCTCCGGCAGCGTACGGCATCCGCGCACCGGCGCCCGGATCAAGAAAGGCATGGCGCGGCGCGGTTGGGACCGTCCCGTGACACGCGTGTCCCGGCGATGTCCGAACGGTCATCACATCCGCCCGCCGTGCCCGTATCGGCGAGTGGCGCTTCCGTTCCGGCCCGTACCGGCTACCGATGGGTACAGAACTGTGACACGAGGCCCGCGCGCCGTTTCTCGCCGCTGTGCCGACCGGGGCGCGCCCTCGGCGCTTTCGCGCCGGACCGCCGTCACCGCGCCGGGGTCGTCGCTCGCGGGGGACGCGTGTGTCGGGGGTGAACGGGGGTGGGCGGCCGTGCCCGGTGGGGTGACATGTCACGGGGTGCCGATCGCCGCCGTGCACGGTCGGGGTCGGGGGCGGGCTCCGTCCGGCGGCCGGACCGGGAACGACGGACGTTCTCCCCCGCTGCTGTCTCCGTCCGGTGGCCGGATCGTCATGGACCGGACCGTGGGTCCCGCCGGGCGGGGGGCGCGGAACGGCGCACCTCACCGAGCCGCTCTGACCATGGCGGCCATGGGCCGGGAGGGGCGCCGCAAGAGACGGCGTATCCGCTGGTGGGAGGGCGGTTCCGTGCTGACCGGACGGTCCGCCGGCCTGCCCGCCCGGGGCGCCGGGGCCGCACCACGACGGTGGCGGACGCCGGCGCTCCGCGGGGATGTCCACCATCGGTGAAGGGGTCCGGCCCGTGCCCGGACGGGTCGGCGGCCGGGCGGACAGGCCCGTCCGGCCGTGTCGCCGCGTGCGCCACGGCCGGGCATGGGCGTTCGTCCGGACCCTGTTCCTCCGCGCCTCTTCGAGGACGGCCGCCGGGGCCGGACCCGGGGCCGCCGGCCCGGACGGGCTTCCGCCCGGGGTCCGGGGTCCGGGGTCCGGGTCCGGTGTGTCAGGCGGTCCGGGGCGGGGTGCCGCCGCCGCGCGACCCGGAACGGGAAGCCCCGCCACCGGTGGCGGGACGGCCGGTGCCGGTACGGCGGCCACCGCGCCGACGACCGGAATCGCCGGACGGGGCGCCGGTCGCGGAGCCCTGCGCGCCCCGGCGGCCGGATTCGCGAGCGGTCCCGCCAGCGGTGCTCCCGGCGGTTCCGCGGGGCTTCGCGGTCCGGGCGGACCCGCGCCCGCCGGAACCGGAGGCGTCGCCCGACACCCCGGCCTGGCCGCGGCGGTCCGCGGACCGGCCCGCCGTCCCGGTCGCGGCGGTCCCGCCCGGGGCTCCGGTGCCCTCGGCGCCGCGGCGCCTGCGGCCGGAGCGCCTGCCGGACCCGGACCCGGCCTTCCGTTCCGGACGGTCCGCCTTCGGCGCGGTGGGCTGCGGCACCTCGATGGTGACGGCCACGCCGGACGGCTCACGGGCGCCGGTGATGGTGGACAGCTCCGGGTCGCTGGAGGTGACCCGCGCCGTCCGGGGGCGGATGCCCGCGTCCGACATGAGCCGGGTGACCTCACGCTTCTGTTCGGGCAGGACCAGCGTGACCACACTGCCGGAGCCGCCGGCCCGGGCGGTGCGCCCGCCCCGGTGGAGGTAGTCCTTGTGGTCGCTCGGCGGGTCGACGTTCACGACCAGGTCGAGATCGTCGACATGTATGCCGCGCGCCGCGACGTTCGTCGCCACCAACGCGGTGACCTGGCCGTTCTTGAACTGCTCCAGGGTCCGGTTCCGCTGCGGCTGGGTACGGCCGCCGTGGAGTGCCGCCGCGCGGACGCCCGACGCGAGGAGCCGCTTGGCCAGCCGGTCGGCGGACCGCTTGGTGTCGAGGAAGAGGATGACCCGGCCGTCCCGCGCGGCGATGCGCACCGTGACCGCCTTCTTGTCCGTCTCGTCCAGGATGTGGAGCACATGGTGTTCCATCGTGGACACCGCTCCCGCCGACGGGTCCACGGAGTGCACCACGGGATCGGTCAGGAAGCGCTGTACCAGACGGTCGATGTTGTGGTCCAGGGTGGCCGAGAAGAGCAGCCGCTGTCCGTCCGGCCGCACCTGCTGGATCACCTTGGTGATCTGCGGGAGGAAGCCCATGTCGGTCATCTGGTCGGCCTCGTCCAGCACGGTGATCCGCACCTGGTCGAGCACGCAGTCCCCGCGGTCCACGAGGTCGTTGAGGCGACCGGGGGTCGCCACGAGGACCTCGGTGCCGCGGCGCAGCGCACCGGCCTGCTTGGTGATCGACAGACCGCCGACGGCGGTGGCCAGCCGGAGGTTCACGGCCGTCGCGTACGGGGCCATCGCGTCCGTCACCTGCTGCGCGAGTTCACGCGTCGGCACCAGGACAAGGGCGAGAGGCGCCCGGGACTCGGCGCGGAGCCCGGCCGTCCGGGCGAGGACCGCCAGCCCGAACGCGAGGGTCTTGCCGGAACCGGTCCGTCCGCGTCCGAGCACGTCACGCCCGGCCAGCGCGTTGGGCAGGGTGGCGGCCTGGATGGGGAACGGGGTGGTCACGCCCTGTGAGGTGAGGGTCGCCAGCAGTCCCGTGGGCATGTCCAGGTCGGCGAAGTCCGCGACGGCGGGAAGCGCGGGTGTCGTGTTTTCCGGCAGCCGGAATTCCTTGGGCGGTGACGCGGTCGGCCGCGTTGACGAGGCGCGTCGGGACGTTTTCTGGGGCCTGCGGGACATGCGGTGTGTTTGCCTTCCTGGAAACAGCGCACACCGGGGTCCGCACCGTAATGGTGCGGACCCCGGTGTGGTCGACAAGCGTCCGGCGATCAGGCGGGGACGATGTTCTCCGCCTGCGGGCCCTTCTGGCCCTGCGTGACGTCGAAGCTCACCCGCTGGCCCTCACGGAGCTCACGGAAGCCCTGCGTCGCGATGTTCGAGTAGTGGGCGAAGACGTCGGGGCCGCCGCCGTCCTGCTCGATGAAGCCGAAACCCTTTTCAGAGTTGAACCACTTCACGGTGCCCTGTGCCATGACATTCTCCTTCTGTAGAGCAGAGGCCCCATCCGGAGATGCCGGAAACAAATAATGCGCCTGAGGGGAAAACATTTCCGTCAGGCGCACATAGGTTCATGGGTACCACAACTGCAACATTGATATTTTAGCACACCCTGAGGTCGCCTCCGCGGCGGTGGGGCGCGACCTCCCGCCTGCCGCGCCACCGGGGTCACCGGGGCCGTGTCCCACCGGTGGGGCCGGTCGCTTCGGGCGGTGCTCCTGTGCGCCCCCTCCATGCCCCGCCATGGCGGGGCATGCGCTTTCTCGTGGGGCGCACGTGCTGAATGATTCAGGAGGCCGCTCGGTTCCGGCAGCGTCACCCTGTTCAGCGGACTCCCCGCCACGATCGGAGGCACGTCATGGACGAGCAGGTCACCCCGTTGCCGCTGATGGAACTCACCTTGGGGATCCCCGCCTTCAAGGCCCTGGCCCTGGCGACCGAGCTGGAGCTGTTCACCGAGCTGGCCGGGGGGCGCTCGACGACAGCCGCGGCTCTCGCGGAGCGCCACGGCCTCCAGCCGCGCCCGGCCGAGCTGCTGCTCACCGCGTGCACATCGCTGGGCCTGCTGCGACTGGACGCCGACGGAGCCTACCGGAACACCGCCATGTCCGAGGAGTTCCTGGTCAAGGGGGCGCCGTACTACTTCGGTGGCTGGATCACCCTCGTGGACCGCCATGTGTACTCCGCCTACACACGGCTGGCGGACTCCCTGCGCGGCAACCATCCCGCCTCCTGGGACCCCGAGCGCCAGGAGTCGCTGTTCTCGCCGGACGACCCGGTGGTGACCGAGCACTTCTGGGAGGGCATGCACTCCTTGTCCGCCTACACCGGCCGGCTGCTCGCCGACACCCTCGACTTCGGCGCTGTCGGCCGTCTGCTCGACGTCGGGGGCGGGGGCGCCGGGTTCGACATCGAACTGTGCCGCCGCTGGCCAAAGCTGCGGGCGACCGTCTTCGATCTGGGCTTCGTCTGCGATCTGACCCGCCCGCGGGTCGCCGCGGCCGGGCTGGCGGACCGTATCTCCTTCGCGGCGGGGGACTTCTTCGCCGACCCGCTGCCGACGGGGCACGACGCCGTACTGCTGGCGAACATCCTGCACGACTGGGATGAGCACGACGCCCGGCGCATCCTCGCCGCCTGCGCAGAGGCGCTCCCGCCGGGCGGGCTGCTGCTGATCTGCGAGTCCTTCGTCGCCGACGACAGGACGGGACCGCCCCCCGCGGCGCTGATGAGTCTGAACATGCTGGTGGAGGCATGGGGCAGGAACTACACCGCCGCCGAGTACTCCACCTGGCTGCGCGCGGCCGGCCTCGAACCCGAGGGTGTCACCCCCTTCGAAGGCCCGGGCGCCAACGGAGTCCTGGTCGCCCGCAAGCCCTGACCCCTCACGCGGGCCCGGCGCGGTCGCCGTACCCGTCCGGTCGGCCACCGCACAGGGTTCGTCCCCCCATCACTCAGGCGTCGTGCCCGGGCGAGATCTCCCCCTGGCCGCCCGGTCCGCCCTCGACGCCCTCTCCGTCCGCCGTGACGATCTTCATCCGGCCGCTCACCGTGTGCCCGGGGAAGCCCCCGTAGGTTCTCCGGCGGCGGCCTTACATGCTCCGACCGGCGCCAACCGGGTTCGAAGACGGCCGACCCGTAGGCCGCCGGACGTCCGCAGCGGATCCGGCCTGCCCTTGCCGTCTTCGAACGGTGGCGTCTCGTCGGCCGCGCCGAGGCTCCGGATCACCGGCCCGGCGATGCCCACTCGCCTCCTGGCCGGCAATGGCCCCGAGTCCGTCTACCGGCCTGGTCCCGCCTCTCGGGGAAAGCCCCCGCCGGGCTCGGGCCGCCCGGAGGCTCCGGGCGGCCCCGACCGCGATATGTCCCGCACCGCTCAGCCGCGCAGCGGCCCCGCCAGCCGTCCCAGCACCCCCGCGACCAGGGCGGTCTGCGCGGCCACGGTGTCCGGATAGACGAACTCGCCCTGGGCGTGGGCGCCGTCGCCGACCGCGCCCATGCCGCACAGGACGGGCAGACCGAGGGCGGCGACGAAGTTGGCGTCGCTGGCGCCGCCGACGGCGGCGTCCGGCAGATGGCCGCGGCCCTGCTCGCGGGCGACCTCGCGGACGAGGTCGAGCAGTCCGGCCGAGGCGGTGCCGAGGGTCATCGGCGGGCGGTTCCAGGCGTGCTCGATCTCGATGCGGACACGCGGGTCGCTGACCCTGATCGCGTCCATCTCCTCGTCCACCCGGGCCTGTTCGGCCATGTCGCTGATGCGGATGTCGATACTGGCGGTGGCCCGCCCCGCGACGACGTTGGTGGCCGATCCGCCCCTGACGAGCCCGGTGTTGACCGTGGTGCCCCGGTCGGGGGCGGCGACGGCCGCGGCGGCGAGCACGAACTCGGACAGCGCGGTGATCGCGCTCGCCCCGTCCTGCGGCGCGAGCCCCGCGTGCGCCTCGACGCCGATGGCTGTGACCTGGAAGATGCCCGAGCCCTTGCGGGCGGTCTTGACCGCACCCCGCGCGGACGGCTCCAGCACCAGCGTGGCGTCGACGCCCCGCGCGACCTCCTCGATCACCGGCCGTGAGGACAGGGAGCCGATCTCCTCGTCACCGTTGAAGAGGAAGGTCACCGTCGGCACGGGCCCGCCGCTCTCCCGGGCCAGCCGCAGCGCCCAGATGCCCTGGGCCAGACCGGCCTTCATATCGAAGACCCCCGGCCCGCTGATCCGCTCCCGGCCGTCGTCGGACGTCCCCGGCTGCTCCCATCCGGCGAGGGTTCCCGTCGGCCAGACGGTGTCGTAGTGGCCGATGAGCCCGATATGTCCGGGCCCGGTGCCGGTGTAGGTGAGGACGAGGGTGTCACCGCACGCACCGCCGGGGTGGCGCCGCTCGTGGTCCGGCCGGCCGAGCCGGTGGACGGTCAGCTCGCGCAGGAAGTCCAGCCCCGCCGCGAGCCGGGGCAGGTCGTAGCTGCTGGTCTCGTGGTCGACCAGGCGCAGGATGTCGGCCACGGTCTCCGGTGACACCTCGTGGGCGCGGGCGGTGAGTGCGGCTGCGGGCGATGCGGTCATGATCTGCTTTCTCGTACGGGGGCAGGGACGGGTACGGGTACGGGTACGGAAGGGTCAGTTGATGCCGAAGGGGATGCCGAGCAGGTACCAGACCACGAAGAACGCCATCCAGGCGACCCACACCACGGCGGCGATCGGGATCGTGAACGAGGCGAGGGTGCCGATCCCGGCGGACTTGCGGTACTGCTGGATGAAGCCCAGGGCCATCACGAAGTACGGACTCATCGGCGTGACACAGTTGGTGACGGAGTCGGCGACACGGTAGACGGCCTGGGTGGTCTCGGGCTCGATGCCGATGAGCATCAGCATGGGCACGAGCACCGGCGCGGCCAGCGCCCACAGCGCCGATCCGCTGGTGATGACGAGATTCATGAACGTGATCAGCACCGCGATGCCGACCAGCACGGTCCACCCCTCCATGTCCAGGGCGCGCAGTGTCTCGGCGCCCTTCACGGCGAGGATGTCGCCGATGTTCGTCCATTTGAAGTAGGCGAGGAACTGGGAGATCGCGAAGAACAGGACGAGGATCGGCGCCATCGACCGGGTGCCGTCGACCATCGCGTCGATGATGTCGCGGGGAGCGGAGAAGGTGCCGGAGACCCGCCCGTAGACGGTGCCGAGCACGGCGAAGAACAGCCCCAGGACGAGCGCCATCCCGCCGATCAGGGGGGAGTTGACGATGCCGCCGCCCTCGCCCCGCAGCGGGGAGGACGCGGGGACCATGGCCGCCACCAGGAATCCGACGAAGCCGAGGGCGCACAGCCCGGTCACGCGCAGCGCGCGGCTCTGCTCCTCGGTGACCTCGATGGCCTCCCGCTCCGCCGCGTCCGGCGCGCTGATCGGCTCGTCGGGCTCCAGGTCCGCACGGCGGACCAGGACCTTGTCGACGACGAGGGTGATCACCAGAGCCACCAGGACCGACGATCCGACCCCGAAGAAGTAGTTGGACACGGGGGTGACGACGTACTCGGCGTCGATGGTGTGCGCGGCGGCGGTGGTGATGGACGACAGCAGGACATCGGTGGTGGTGAGCGACGGCGAGGCGTTGTAACCGGCGGAGATCGAGACATAGGCGACGATGCAGCCGAGCACCGGGCTGCGGCCCGCCGCGCGGAAGATCAGCGCGCCGATCGGGATGAGGGTGAAGTAGGCCGCGTCGCCCGCCACATGGCTGACCATGGCCGTCATCGACAGGGCGAAGGTGAGGTACTTGCCCGGCACCCGCGCGACCATGCGGCGCAGCAGCGCGGAGAACAGTCCGCTCTTCTCGGCGACGACGATGCCGAACATCACGGTGAGGATGGTGGCCAGCGGCGGGAAGGCCGCGAAGTTGTCGACGGCGCCCTCGACGGCCATGGTCAGGCCGTCCTTGCTGAGCAGGCTCTCCACCGTGATCGTCTTGTGGGTGCCGGGGTGCTCGGCGCTCACACCGGCCCACGCCAGCACGGCGCTGAGGACGGCGACGACCCCCGCCAGAATCCAGAACAGCCAGAACGGGTGGGGGAGCTTGTTGCCGACCTTCTCGATCGCCGCGAAGCCCCGGAACGCGGTGCGCAGGGCTCTCGACTGCGGCTCGGCGGGCGGAGTGGGGGCGGAGGTGACGCTCATCGGTACCTCTTTGTGCAAGGGGAGGATGTTCCTGCGAACAATGGCACCTGAGTGGGAGATTCTCTAGACTTGGTAGATAACAGTGGGATTAATCAGCGGTCTAAGGTAGGGCACCATGACCCGCCCTCTCCTCGACGAGCTCGACCGGCGCCTCATCGGCGCGCTGCACCTGGCACCCCGGGGCACCTGGGACGACATCGGCGGAATCCTGGCCGCCGACGCCAGCACGCTCAAGCGCCGTTACGACCGGCTGCGCGAGGCCCGGATGGTCCGGGTGATCGGGCAGGCGGACTGGGGCATGCACTCCGCGGCGATGCCGGTCCATGTCCTCCTGGACATCACCGGCGAGAGCCCGCTCGCCGTCCTCCAGCGGCTCCGGGACCTGCCTCACCTCAGCCTGCTGGCGCAGATCTCCGGCGACTACCCCCTCTACGCCGTTGTCCACGCCCCCTCCGAGGCCGCCACCAGCCGGGCCGTCGACCGGATGTTCTCCGTCCCGGGCGTCCGCCGGGTCAACGCCCTGCCCGCCCTCAGCACGCTGCGCCGGGGCATCAGCTGGGACCCGCAGTTCCTCACCGACGCCGAACGCGACGACCTGCTCCGGCTCGGCGGCGCCCGGCCCGGGTCCACGGCGACCGCGACGGCGACACCCCCCGCCAAACCCCTCAGCGAGGCCGAGCGCTCCGTCGTCGCCGAGCTGATCCAGGACGGCCGCGCGTCCGCGGCGCGCATCGCCCGGACGGCCGGACTGGCCACGTCCACCGCGCACCGGGTTGTCCGCAGGGTGCTCGACGAGGGGTGGGTCAGGCCCCGGCTGGAGATCGTGTCCGAGTGGCTCGGCTTCCAGACCCCCTTCATGCTCCGGCTGCGGGTGGCCCCGGGGGAGACCCCCGAGGTCATGCGCCGTATCGACCGGCTCCCCCAGACCCGGCTCGTCGCCCACGTCGCCAGCGATCTGTCCGTCCTCGCCACCGGCCTGGTCACCGACCGCTCCGCCCTCGCGCTCTTCGTCGACGACGAACTCGCCGGAATCCCCGGTGTCCTCGCCGTCGGCGTCGACGTGATGCTCGTCGAACCGCGCCGCTACTGGCTGGACCGCGATCTGGCCTCCGGCCTCGGCGCGTTCCACGCGCCGGCGCTGCTGTAGCCCGGCGTCGGAGCAGCCGGCCGGCGCAGCCCGCTCAGGAGGTGTTCAGGGCGACCGTGGGGTGCAGCCGCGCCGCCCGCACCGCCGGGTAGAGCCCTGCCAGGACCCCGATGAGCAGCGTCGCCGCGAACCCGGCGGCCACCGACCACGGGGGGACCACGGGGGTCCAGCCCTGCACCCGGGCGAAGCCGAACGTGGCCGCCGTGCCGAGGAGGGCACCGGCCGCGCCGCCGAGGGCGGACAGCAGCAGCGACTCGGTGAGGAACTGGAGCCGTACCGCGCCCCTGGTGGCGCCGAGCGCACGGCGGAGACCGATCTCCTGGCGCCGCTCCAGCACCGAGACGACCATGGTGTTGGCCACGCCGACCCCGCCGACCAGGAGCGCCACCGCGCCCAGTCCGAGCATCAGGGCCGTCAGGCCCCGGTCGGTCGCCGCCTTCGCCGCCAGCGCGTCCGAGGGGCGCGAGACCTTCACCGAGCCCGGCGCTCCGGGGCTGACGGTACGGGCCAGCACGGCGCGTACGTCCTCGACCGTCGCGTCCGGGGAGCGCTCGAAGACCGTCGTCGGATGTCCGTCGAAGCCGAAGTACCGCTCGGCGGTGGGGAAGCCGACCAGCGCCACCCGGTCCAGGGTGGGAACCAGCTCCACGGGTGCGAGGATGCCGACCACGACGACATGGGTGTCGTTCATCATGATCTTCTGGCCCGGTCCGGTGATCCCCAGGCGCTGGGCGGCGACCGGGCCGAGGACGGTGACCGGCAGGCGCTCGCCCGCCGCGTCGAGCCAGACCCCCTTCGCCACCCGGGCGTTCAGGGCCGTCAGCAGATCGGTGCGGGCCGCCTGGGCGGTGACCCCCGCCGCGCGCTCCTCGGGCACCACGTCGCTGCGGCGGATTCTGGCCTGGACCTCCCCGGTCGCGGTGGCGTGCTGGACGGGGCCGACGCGCTCGACCATGGCCACCGCCGCCCGGGGCAGCTTCGCCGGGGCGCCTGCCGCGTCGTCGGCCCCCTCCACGGTGAGCAGATTGGTGCCGAGGCGGTCGAGCCGGGCCATCAGATCCGACCTGCTGGACTCGGAGAGTCCCACCACGGCCACCATCGTGGCGATCCCGATCGCGATGCCGAGCGCGGACAGGGCGACCCGGGCGCGGCGGGCCCGCAGCCCGACCGCGCCGAGGCCGAGGACATCGCGGACCGACAGCCGCGCGGGGCCGAGCCGCCGCGCCGCCCCGCGTGAACCGTGCCGGGACGGCGAAGCCGGTGCCGGTGCCGGTGATGACGGCGGCGCGGTTGCCGCCGGTGCCGATGCCGGTGATGGCGACGGAGCCCCGGAGGGCCCGCGCCGCCGTCCCCGTCGCGGGGCGCTCATCGTGGACCCACCTCCCGCGCACCGGAGTCGGAGACGATCGTGCCGTCCCGGAACCGGACCCGGCGCGGCAGCGACCGGGCGATCCCGTCGTCATGGGTGATCACACAGATCGTGGTGCCCGCCGCGTTCAGCTCGTGCAGCAGCTCCATCACCACCGCGCCGGACGCGCTGTCCAGCGCGCCCGTCGGCTCGTCGGCGAGCAGCAGATCGGGCGCGCCGACCAGCGCGCGGGCGATGGCGACGCGCTGTTTCTCGCCGCCGGACAGCTCGGCGGGCCGGTGGCCGAGACGGTGGCCGAGCCGGACGCGC
The nucleotide sequence above comes from Streptomyces clavuligerus. Encoded proteins:
- a CDS encoding DEAD/DEAH box helicase; amino-acid sequence: MSRRPQKTSRRASSTRPTASPPKEFRLPENTTPALPAVADFADLDMPTGLLATLTSQGVTTPFPIQAATLPNALAGRDVLGRGRTGSGKTLAFGLAVLARTAGLRAESRAPLALVLVPTRELAQQVTDAMAPYATAVNLRLATAVGGLSITKQAGALRRGTEVLVATPGRLNDLVDRGDCVLDQVRITVLDEADQMTDMGFLPQITKVIQQVRPDGQRLLFSATLDHNIDRLVQRFLTDPVVHSVDPSAGAVSTMEHHVLHILDETDKKAVTVRIAARDGRVILFLDTKRSADRLAKRLLASGVRAAALHGGRTQPQRNRTLEQFKNGQVTALVATNVAARGIHVDDLDLVVNVDPPSDHKDYLHRGGRTARAGGSGSVVTLVLPEQKREVTRLMSDAGIRPRTARVTSSDPELSTITGAREPSGVAVTIEVPQPTAPKADRPERKAGSGSGRRSGRRRRGAEGTGAPGGTAATGTAGRSADRRGQAGVSGDASGSGGRGSARTAKPRGTAGSTAGGTARESGRRGAQGSATGAPSGDSGRRRGGRRTGTGRPATGGGASRSGSRGGGTPPRTA
- a CDS encoding cold-shock protein, with product MAQGTVKWFNSEKGFGFIEQDGGGPDVFAHYSNIATQGFRELREGQRVSFDVTQGQKGPQAENIVPA
- a CDS encoding methyltransferase — its product is MDEQVTPLPLMELTLGIPAFKALALATELELFTELAGGRSTTAAALAERHGLQPRPAELLLTACTSLGLLRLDADGAYRNTAMSEEFLVKGAPYYFGGWITLVDRHVYSAYTRLADSLRGNHPASWDPERQESLFSPDDPVVTEHFWEGMHSLSAYTGRLLADTLDFGAVGRLLDVGGGGAGFDIELCRRWPKLRATVFDLGFVCDLTRPRVAAAGLADRISFAAGDFFADPLPTGHDAVLLANILHDWDEHDARRILAACAEALPPGGLLLICESFVADDRTGPPPAALMSLNMLVEAWGRNYTAAEYSTWLRAAGLEPEGVTPFEGPGANGVLVARKP
- a CDS encoding M20 family metallopeptidase, yielding MTASPAAALTARAHEVSPETVADILRLVDHETSSYDLPRLAAGLDFLRELTVHRLGRPDHERRHPGGACGDTLVLTYTGTGPGHIGLIGHYDTVWPTGTLAGWEQPGTSDDGRERISGPGVFDMKAGLAQGIWALRLARESGGPVPTVTFLFNGDEEIGSLSSRPVIEEVARGVDATLVLEPSARGAVKTARKGSGIFQVTAIGVEAHAGLAPQDGASAITALSEFVLAAAAVAAPDRGTTVNTGLVRGGSATNVVAGRATASIDIRISDMAEQARVDEEMDAIRVSDPRVRIEIEHAWNRPPMTLGTASAGLLDLVREVAREQGRGHLPDAAVGGASDANFVAALGLPVLCGMGAVGDGAHAQGEFVYPDTVAAQTALVAGVLGRLAGPLRG
- a CDS encoding AbgT family transporter, encoding MSVTSAPTPPAEPQSRALRTAFRGFAAIEKVGNKLPHPFWLFWILAGVVAVLSAVLAWAGVSAEHPGTHKTITVESLLSKDGLTMAVEGAVDNFAAFPPLATILTVMFGIVVAEKSGLFSALLRRMVARVPGKYLTFALSMTAMVSHVAGDAAYFTLIPIGALIFRAAGRSPVLGCIVAYVSISAGYNASPSLTTTDVLLSSITTAAAHTIDAEYVVTPVSNYFFGVGSSVLVALVITLVVDKVLVRRADLEPDEPISAPDAAEREAIEVTEEQSRALRVTGLCALGFVGFLVAAMVPASSPLRGEGGGIVNSPLIGGMALVLGLFFAVLGTVYGRVSGTFSAPRDIIDAMVDGTRSMAPILVLFFAISQFLAYFKWTNIGDILAVKGAETLRALDMEGWTVLVGIAVLITFMNLVITSGSALWALAAPVLVPMLMLIGIEPETTQAVYRVADSVTNCVTPMSPYFVMALGFIQQYRKSAGIGTLASFTIPIAAVVWVAWMAFFVVWYLLGIPFGIN
- a CDS encoding Lrp/AsnC family transcriptional regulator, whose product is MTRPLLDELDRRLIGALHLAPRGTWDDIGGILAADASTLKRRYDRLREARMVRVIGQADWGMHSAAMPVHVLLDITGESPLAVLQRLRDLPHLSLLAQISGDYPLYAVVHAPSEAATSRAVDRMFSVPGVRRVNALPALSTLRRGISWDPQFLTDAERDDLLRLGGARPGSTATATATPPAKPLSEAERSVVAELIQDGRASAARIARTAGLATSTAHRVVRRVLDEGWVRPRLEIVSEWLGFQTPFMLRLRVAPGETPEVMRRIDRLPQTRLVAHVASDLSVLATGLVTDRSALALFVDDELAGIPGVLAVGVDVMLVEPRRYWLDRDLASGLGAFHAPALL
- a CDS encoding ABC transporter permease; translation: MSAPRRGRRRGPSGAPSPSPASAPAATAPPSSPAPAPASPSRHGSRGAARRLGPARLSVRDVLGLGAVGLRARRARVALSALGIAIGIATMVAVVGLSESSRSDLMARLDRLGTNLLTVEGADDAAGAPAKLPRAAVAMVERVGPVQHATATGEVQARIRRSDVVPEERAAGVTAQAARTDLLTALNARVAKGVWLDAAGERLPVTVLGPVAAQRLGITGPGQKIMMNDTHVVVVGILAPVELVPTLDRVALVGFPTAERYFGFDGHPTTVFERSPDATVEDVRAVLARTVSPGAPGSVKVSRPSDALAAKAATDRGLTALMLGLGAVALLVGGVGVANTMVVSVLERRQEIGLRRALGATRGAVRLQFLTESLLLSALGGAAGALLGTAATFGFARVQGWTPVVPPWSVAAGFAATLLIGVLAGLYPAVRAARLHPTVALNTS